The nucleotide sequence TTTCCTAATGATTGACCAGGTCAGGAAAATCAGCTGGTAGCTCTGATTCCTTATAGTGACCAAAGGCTGAGGCCGAGCAGAACGTGAGTTGTTTTCGTACGGATGCGCGGAAAAACGCGTCGTTGGCTAGGTCTCATTTTGGTTTTCATCTGGTGTGCAGGAAGCTCTACGTGACCATCTCAGTGTGCGTTTGCCTACTGCTGTCCAGCCTCGCCGTCTTCTTCCTATTCCCTCGCACCATCAACGTCGAATACGTGGGCGTCAAGTCGGCTTACGTGACCTACGATCGCGAGAGGCAGATCATCTATCTCAACATTACGGTACGATTGTCCAGCTGTGTCAATATTTGCTTTAGTACAATTAGCAACTGTTTCCCAGCAACCATCAGCGAATTTGGGGTTTCAACAGCCACAATTTCTCATATCTCCGTTGTCCTCTACCATCCAGAATATGCTGAACATCACGAATAACAACTATTACGCCATATCGGTCACCAACATCACCGCCCAAGTGGAGTTTGCCAAGACGGTGATCGGCAAAGCCAAGTTCAACAAGAACAGCACGGTCATCGTACCTCTGGACCAGCGACAGGTGTGTACCAGTGCAACAAAAGCATTATAGCCAAGTCAAGAATAAGCGTCAACCCTCGCCCTCTAGCGGACAAAAGCAACAATGACAGTCCAGTACAGCCACAGCGTTTGTTGTGTCATATGACACCTGATCCATATGGATCACAGATGGGCTTCTGCAAACTTTGGACTTAGTGCAAACCACTAAAATAGAAAGGGAgacttaaaaacaacattgttaACTTTTCTAATCTGCTCACCTTTGAACCACAAGTTGAAAATTCTCTGCGTTTGTGTTTTCCAGATTGACTACACCGTTCCCACTATGATTGCGGACGAATTAAATTACATGTTGTAAGTTGATGTTCCTCCGAGTGCATTTTATGCTATATGGACTTTGGTCACAACGTGCTGATGTTTATCTCGTCGTCCGCAGTGACTACTGTACGCTGCAGTCCATCAGAGTCCACAACATGGTGGTCATGATGCAGTAAGTAGGACTTCAGCAACTATTTGTTGAACTGCTGAAGTGAATTTTTCACTCATTATCTTCAGATATTAAACAAATTTACTTTACAGGCGACttactgagtttttttttcccataaacCAGGGTAACGGTGACCACGTCATACTTTGGCCACGCCGAGCAGGTGTCGCAGGAGATGTACCAGTATGTGGACTGTGGAGGGAACACCACGACCTTGCATGGTCACGTGGTCTAAGAACACCAGCCCAACTTTCAAAAGTCTTCGTCTTACTAGGTGAAGTGCTAGTTAGTGCAGCCAAGGAGATGTCGTTCTTAAGACATGTACGTCACGGCTGCTTGTTTGCATTAACAGTGTGTTAAAGTAAAACGTTAGTTTGGAAAAAGTTCTTTTAACAGTAAAAGCTTGCATAGTTCACACTCCGACTATCGTATGTTCTGGACCACTAATTTCCTCAGCACTTTTCACGCTCTAGGTTCAACAtcgagtatttttgttttgaaaaaaaagtcagttaaGGGAGAAAGGTACTTTCAGTTTAGTTGACACCTCATATTTTTCCTAACTGGATTCTTTACTTTTGGCTGTATTTTGACATGTGTTTAGTCCTTGCTGTTGTTTATTTACTATTATTTCAACAGCATTTCTTtgtagtgtgattttaacacaaatgtgattgcagtaAAAGATGTAATGAATATCTGCTATTTTTGCAAATGGCAATGGGGTATGTTATGAGACATGAAAATGGACCTTGATTATGAACTGAAGTGCGGATGTATTTTTGTCTTGATTTTCTGAATCTGTGGTGACCTCCGTTCTTGACTCTGCTCTGTGCAACTTGTGATACCATGTTGTTAAATAAACTTAATTGGATTCTTTCATttgctatttaaaaaaacaataagaTGGATAACATTCGAGGTTACTTTGTAAAGAAGGAAGgcctaaaataaaatattttgtccTTTCACTGTGTTGTACTGTCTGTGGAATACAGGGGGCGCTGTAGACCTATAAATAATTGACTACTGTAAAAACTAGTTCTTCAAAAATATTAggaaaagaagacatttgcaataaaaaaaaatgtttgaggaCATATAATAAAGGATAACACAAAGTCAACTAATCGATGCACAGTAAGGTGAATATAAATGTGGCACACATAAATTCTATCatgtacttttatttattacatttattcAAACTCCCAGTGGCATTTACATGCCGCCGCGTCCAAGTTATTCCGACAACTTCCTCGACCTAGAAACCGCGCCAGCTGTCTCCAGAGCATCGCAGTATGTTTCCATCTGTTTTGCTCGTCAAAACCACGGCCGTTTCGTTTCCTGTTCATCAGACAGCTTGCTGTAACATGGAAACACACGTATGCATGAAAAAaagcacaacacacaaaattgtATGTAGGTCAAAAATTTAAAAAGCAACCGCAAATACAGCGAATATTCTAAGCCCACTCACGATAAATAAAATTTGCTGTATAGActacattaaaaaatatatatattactgcTAAAAAGTGTTAACAAATTTAAGTATATTAAAAACtgactttttaaagcatttctgCAAGTTACCAGTGTCGGTTTATTGTAgaactttacaaaaaaaaaatacattcaaacatttgaaatgtaAACTCTAAACTCGCAAAGAAAACCACATTATTTCCCCTAGTGAAATTTGCTAGCTTAGTGCTAACATGAGACACTATACAGTAAACTGGCTAAACTGAAATTAGCATAGCTGTGGTAATTCTAAACCTTCACAATATATACTTACAGCAACTTACGTGAACTCTGCACCTTCACTGCTTCTTCTTGCTGGTAAATATCTTGCATCTCTTCCAGTAGAACTCAGAGCGACCCAAGATGTTTCATTGTTGAAGGCACACAACTCTAAATTCAGACTTACCTGTGTTGATTTTATCCCAATGTTAATCAAATTGTACATTTACACAgaaacaataacacaacaattcTCTAAATTCAGACTTACCTgtgttgattttatttcaatGTTATTCAAATTGAACATTTACACAgaaacaataacacaacaattcTCTAAATTCAGACTTACCTGTGTTCATTTTATCCCAATGTTATTCAAATTGTACATTTACACAGAAAcaataacacaaaaaaaaatgcataaattgACCCAACATTCCCTCACTGACAGTTGTTGACACTCCAGATGACCTCCAACATataagatatatcaaataagatCTACGTTTCCTCTCCCTGTGCATTTGCTAATGACTTTTCCACATGTGTGCTTGTCTGCATAAACTGTTTTCCGACTTGGGACATTCTTCACAAAATCAAGTCAGACTGAAAAACGTTTACTGATGTCTGGAATGTTGAATAAAGGTTGGCAAAATAACAGTTAGGACCTAACCTATACTAAGTGACCCTTTTGACAactgttcttttttcagttatttGACTTAAGTTGATCTACATAATTCAAGATACAGCAACAATTTTAAGAATGTTTGAAAAAATTTGAAACCAGGGAAAGGAAATAGTCTTGAAgcatttgttggcctgaaatttTGTTGCTTGGTTGTGCTTATTGTGATTGTTTGAATGAGACGAGTAAAAGACGACGtaaatttaatattatttaaaatTCTATTAAAATAGCTAACTTTTGTCACGTGACGacaaatgctaatgctaacttcAATCGGAAGATGAACCTCGCGATGTTAATTCATTCCATTAAGTTAATTCTAATGAATTTAATATCACTTTTCATAACGTACAAGTTCCATGTGTGACATTTTGAATCTAGAACTGGCCATTAAGTTtgaaatattataataatttacTGAGATGGAGGACATAAAATGCTAATGAAGCTAATAGCGAAAACGTAGCTACTAACTAGCTAGCTAAAAGGCTAATTAATGGCGGACGCCGGTCGGTGATATGAAATAAGTTAACAACCTCGGTTATGGTATAACTTCTTTTCCTTAACGTTAAAAGttggaggttaaaaaaaagttgtttcttACCTCCACCATCATGGACCCTCCCGTCAGGCGGCCACGCCCGCTTCCCCCCACACTTACCTCCCGCTTGTCTCCGGGCAGGCTGCCGGGTGGCGGGAAGCTCCTCCGGTGCTATTTCGCCATTAGCGGACTTCCCTTGCTTCCTTTGAGTCAGTCATGGGCTTTTTCGGGACACCGGGACCGGCCACGGCGGCTCTTCTTCTGGCGGTGTGGCTTTGCGGTCTATGTGGCAGTCTTTGCTGGGCGCGTTCGGACGCTCCTCGGGGGGTAGCACTGGGCTTTGTTTTTGACCCGAAGGCGACGTGCGAGCCGCCGTGCCAGCACGCCGGTGTGTGCATCCGCAACAACACATGCCTGTGCGGCCGCGGTTACGATGGGGACAACTGCCAGTATGGTGAGAAAATGCTTCCGCGACAACTTCTAGACACctgcatattttattttaataatgatTGTTTGAACAAAGTAAAATTCGAGAAATTATTGTAGATACAAAACTTTTAATCAGATTTAATTAAACGGATTAAACCATTATTGTCGCCTGTCAATTCAGTTTGTTCCATGAttgcttttttaaataaagttgtattcaAATATACAACAACGCTGTAATTTAACAAACCCATAAAATACAATCAGATTTTATTTGTACAACTGACAAAATCAATCAAAATTCTTCAATCAAAAAACGCGAATGACAATCTAATTCAAATTAGATTTAGCAATTTGTTTTTGTCCAAAACGTGCGTTTTTTAAACGTCTCTTAGACACAACGTTATAATTGAATATAttctatatttaaaaaatgctttttcaATTGTGTGCATGCAGCCAACTGCTATCCCAAATGTAAGAATGGAGGTGTGTGTCTTCGTCCTGGAAAGTGCAGATGTCCCTCAGGCTTTGGAGGCAGATATTGTCACAAAGGTATCATTTTAGTATTATATAAtgtcacacaaatgcaaaaAGAAGTTGTACAAACATTCTTTGTGTGTGTAGTGACATGCAATGACGGCTGCTGGAATGGCGGTGAATGCAACGCTGTCAACGGAGTGGCCAAGTGTATTTGTCCCTCCAGCTGGACAGGCTCCAAATGTCAAGAgggtttgtgttttgttttgcttttttttaatgggccCGGGTCCAATTACATTACCACCTTGGCTCCCAGGCGGCGAATGGTGCTCGACACGGTGGTGGGAGGGACTAAAATATCCCCTGTGACAAACTGGGGTTCACTCTTCATAAACTTCTGCTGCTAATAATGTTCCTGCACTTTGTTTCCCGTCAGCTATTTGCCCCCAAGGTTGCAGAAATGGGGGTGTCTGCATGGCCCCTGGAATCTGCAGCTGTCCTGAAGGATGGCTGGGGGGCGCCTGCCACATCGGTGAGTTCGTCGAGGCTTGATTTGAAACTTTGTTAAAAGCAAAGGTAATGTTTATTATTTAACCCTGTGTGTTGCAGCCGAGTGCACTCGGCGATGCCTGAATGGAGGAAAATGCATTTCACCGAACAAATGCCGCTGCCGTCTCCCCTTCTTGGGGCCTCGCTGTGAGGAAAAGAAGAGGCGCCACTAGGGCCCGACAGTCCACTTGACTTACTTCTCATTTATTCTCATTTTTATTGTACAAATACGGCTTGCGTTGTCTTTCTGTGTATGAATTGTACTTTGTGTCATTAAATGGagtaataaaaacatttaaaggaAAAAACAATTCTTTAGTCATATTTTTCTTACAATATATTTCCATTTAATAACAATCACAGATACTCTCAGGTGCGCTAATAAACAAAAGCAAGTATAAACAATAGCGTATAAGTCAtgatactactaataataaaatCCAAATATTTACTAATGTATATATTTGTCAAATAATTTTGGGTAGGGGCATGGAGGAGCCATGCaatgtgacttaaaaaaaaaaaaaaaagctttcataTGAGGTAGAGGACAGTAAGGGGAACTAAAAAGACAAAAGCAATACATCAAGTCCCCACAAGGCGGCGACATTTGTCAATCTACACATACTGGTATCCACACACTCCCTGTCTTTTTCCTTCACTTCAGGCTTGCGAGACCTGCGAAACACACAAAAGTACATCACGATAAGATGGATGAAGCCcaccatctacttttctactgacCTGAACGGCGCATGTGAAACCCTTGTAGCCCCTCCGACAGTAGCAGTAGTCAGGCAGCACGCAGCGCCCCCCGTTCAGGCAGCGCTGTCGGCACACGGCTATTTACACAGCAAATATCAGCCAAACGatattatttataaatatttgatttataTCATGTGACTCACGTGTTTGACACTGCAGGCCctcccagccggcgggacagtgGCACGTGTTGGGCCCCACGCACTCGCCTCCGTTTTTACACTTTTGCAAACACACggctaaaacaacaaaataatttgtattattattattaatgctaTTTATTTCATATCATCTTACGTACGTATGTTACATCTGTTTCCCCTCCAGCCTGATGTACACGAACACGTGTTGGCCCCCACACATTTGCCGCTGTTCATACATGTGGGCTCGCACACACCTGGAACACACAAACATATTAACGTTTGGATataataagtgtgtgtgtgtgtgtgtgtgtgtgagagactcACTCCTTTGACATCGTTTCCCCGTGTAGCCTTCGGGACATGAACACACGTTGTTCCGCATGCATTGACCTCCGTTCTTGCAAGGCGGGCTGCACacagctaacacacacacacaggcttaTGTCACTTGAATTATTCAAAAGTCAAAACTTTGAAAAGACTGATTTTGTTCGTCAC is from Syngnathus scovelli strain Florida chromosome 9, RoL_Ssco_1.2, whole genome shotgun sequence and encodes:
- the seraf gene encoding von Willebrand factor D and EGF domain-containing protein codes for the protein MGFFGTPGPATAALLLAVWLCGLCGSLCWARSDAPRGVALGFVFDPKATCEPPCQHAGVCIRNNTCLCGRGYDGDNCQYANCYPKCKNGGVCLRPGKCRCPSGFGGRYCHKVTCNDGCWNGGECNAVNGVAKCICPSSWTGSKCQEAICPQGCRNGGVCMAPGICSCPEGWLGGACHIAECTRRCLNGGKCISPNKCRCRLPFLGPRCEEKKRRH
- the tmem106ba gene encoding transmembrane protein 106Ba → MGKSQSLLARHKDISQDALTANTDEYDETSVPEDGKNGEVSHFPYVEFTGRDSVTCPTCQGTGRIPRGQENQLVALIPYSDQRLRPSRTKLYVTISVCVCLLLSSLAVFFLFPRTINVEYVGVKSAYVTYDRERQIIYLNITNMLNITNNNYYAISVTNITAQVEFAKTVIGKAKFNKNSTVIVPLDQRQIDYTVPTMIADELNYMFDYCTLQSIRVHNMVVMMQVTVTTSYFGHAEQVSQEMYQYVDCGGNTTTLHGHVV